From Halorubrum salinarum, the proteins below share one genomic window:
- a CDS encoding nuclear transport factor 2 family protein, whose protein sequence is MPSRREGGERAEATPSDPAALARAYYDALDAGEYDRLASLLDPDFVQRRPNRTFEGRERFVAFMRDERPNTDTTHAVDGVYPSGPGVAVRGRLLDADGEVLFAFVDVFDAAGGRLTALETYAAADD, encoded by the coding sequence ATGCCCTCGCGGCGTGAGGGCGGGGAGCGAGCGGAGGCGACGCCTTCGGACCCGGCTGCCCTCGCGCGGGCCTACTACGACGCGCTCGACGCGGGCGAGTACGACCGGCTCGCGTCGCTGCTCGATCCGGACTTCGTCCAGCGGCGCCCCAACCGGACCTTCGAGGGACGCGAGCGCTTCGTCGCGTTCATGCGCGACGAGCGGCCGAACACCGACACGACGCACGCGGTCGACGGCGTGTACCCGTCCGGCCCCGGCGTGGCCGTCCGCGGGCGACTGCTCGACGCCGACGGCGAGGTCCTGTTCGCGTTCGTCGACGTGTTCGACGCGGCGGGCGGACGGCTGACCGCGCTGGAGACGTACGCGGCGGCGGACGACTGA
- the mch gene encoding methenyltetrahydromethanopterin cyclohydrolase codes for MESINRTAIELVDEALDFAGELDVVGYELDNGATVVDFGVDAAGGVEAGLLLAEIQTAGLANLQTRMGELAGAPRQYVELSTDHPAVALLCSQKAGWEITTEDGFEGLGSGPARALVGRETEFERVGYYDSSEFATLAVESTALPDEAVAEQVAELAEVDADGVFLPAFATGSTAGSVTTAARAAELAVFRLLEIGYEPTDVLHASGSAPLAPATRDETEAMGRTNDALAYGGEVHLQVARDDDRFDEIVSTAGEEYGTPFVEVFEDADWDFYDVPESVFAPAQVTVDVVDGPVYTVGETDEELLAESFGYR; via the coding sequence ATGGAGAGCATCAACCGGACCGCGATCGAGCTGGTCGACGAGGCGCTCGATTTCGCCGGCGAGCTGGACGTCGTCGGCTACGAGCTTGACAACGGCGCCACGGTCGTCGACTTCGGTGTCGACGCGGCCGGCGGCGTCGAGGCGGGACTGCTGCTCGCGGAGATACAGACGGCCGGGCTGGCGAACCTCCAGACCCGGATGGGCGAGCTCGCGGGCGCGCCCCGCCAGTACGTCGAGCTGTCGACCGACCACCCCGCGGTCGCGCTGCTGTGCTCGCAGAAGGCGGGCTGGGAGATCACGACCGAGGACGGCTTCGAGGGGCTCGGCTCCGGGCCGGCGCGCGCGCTGGTCGGCCGCGAGACCGAGTTCGAGCGCGTCGGCTACTACGACTCCTCGGAGTTCGCCACGCTGGCGGTCGAGTCGACGGCGCTCCCCGACGAGGCGGTGGCCGAGCAGGTCGCGGAGCTGGCCGAGGTCGACGCCGACGGCGTGTTCCTCCCGGCGTTCGCCACCGGCTCGACCGCGGGCTCCGTCACCACGGCGGCCCGCGCCGCCGAGCTCGCCGTCTTCCGCCTGCTGGAGATCGGCTACGAGCCCACGGACGTGCTCCACGCCTCGGGGTCCGCGCCGCTCGCGCCCGCGACCCGCGACGAGACGGAGGCGATGGGCCGGACGAACGACGCGCTCGCGTACGGCGGCGAGGTCCACCTCCAGGTCGCCCGCGACGACGACCGCTTCGACGAGATCGTCTCGACCGCCGGCGAGGAGTACGGGACGCCCTTCGTGGAGGTGTTCGAGGACGCGGACTGGGACTTCTACGACGTGCCCGAGAGCGTCTTCGCGCCGGCGCAGGTCACCGTCGACGTGGTCGACGGCCCCGTCTACACCGTCGGCGAGACCGACGAGGAACTGCTCGCGGAGTCGTTCGGCTACCGCTGA
- a CDS encoding DUF726 domain-containing protein, whose protein sequence is MVSTRGRLDADDPTERSGSWGFDGAGSVVLYVHGLGADAESARDQAYTARLALAAATGEESGTDAAAEGDAAVDEARPVIGYSWASNVDWGPAKETADANAVPLADWLTAWADADGRPVHLFAHSLGARVTGATLRELAARGRTGVLASASLFGGAIPDESAAADGRYGEAIAALDAPVYNFHSRNDRVLGWVYRASDRTRAVGHDGLPASATTPDGYVDVDVTDLVADHYSYVEPEAGCVPRATDRLGLE, encoded by the coding sequence ATGGTGTCGACGCGCGGGCGCCTCGACGCCGACGACCCGACCGAGCGCTCGGGGTCGTGGGGCTTCGACGGCGCCGGCTCCGTGGTCCTGTACGTCCACGGGCTGGGCGCGGACGCCGAGTCGGCGCGCGACCAGGCGTACACCGCTCGGCTCGCGCTCGCCGCGGCGACGGGCGAGGAGTCGGGGACCGACGCGGCGGCAGAGGGCGACGCCGCGGTCGACGAGGCCCGCCCGGTGATCGGCTACTCGTGGGCGTCGAACGTCGACTGGGGGCCGGCGAAGGAGACCGCCGACGCAAACGCCGTGCCGCTCGCGGACTGGCTGACGGCGTGGGCGGACGCGGACGGCCGCCCGGTCCACCTGTTCGCCCACTCGCTCGGCGCCCGCGTGACGGGGGCGACCCTTCGGGAGCTCGCGGCCCGCGGGCGGACGGGCGTCCTCGCCTCGGCGTCGCTGTTCGGCGGCGCGATCCCGGACGAGAGCGCCGCGGCGGACGGGCGGTACGGCGAGGCGATCGCGGCGCTCGACGCCCCCGTCTACAACTTCCACAGCCGGAACGACCGCGTGCTCGGCTGGGTGTACCGCGCGTCGGACCGGACCCGGGCGGTCGGCCACGACGGGCTCCCGGCGTCGGCGACCACGCCGGACGGCTACGTCGACGTCGACGTCACCGACCTGGTCGCGGACCACTACTCGTACGTCGAGCCCGAGGCGGGGTGCGTGCCGCGCGCGACCGACCGTCTCGGGCTCGAATAG
- the gyrA gene encoding DNA gyrase subunit A gives MSSETPDADPGDVRAAQVTNARIEDEMEQSYIDYAMSVIAGRALPDVRDGLKPVHRRILFAMNEAGVTSNSAHRKSSSVVGETMGDYHPHGDSAIYDTLARMAQDFSMRYPLVDGQGNFGSVDGDPPAAMRYTEARMSPIAEELMADIERDTVDFQANYDDRLEEPEVLPAAFPNLLVNGSSGIAVGMSTNIPPHNLGEVVDATVELIETPDASVEDLMEHVKGPDFPTGANIVGRNAVHKAYKTGRGRIRVRAEFEVDEEEGRIVISELPFQQNKSRLVERIAEDVNEGAIEGIRDLRDESDRDGIRIVVELKRDAMADVVKNQLLESHLERTFGVINLALVDGSPQVLDLKQTLEHYVDHRREVVRRRSEHELAEREDRAHILEGRLKALDNVDSVVETIQDSDDRDAAKAALESAFDFTEAQAAHIVRMQLGSLTSMETAEIEEEYEEVKARIERLETILSDPDELDQVIVDELQAIKAEYDDERRTSFIEDAGDVTHEDLIPEEEQVVVMSEDDYIKRMPLDEFRAQNRGGKGIIGTGLKEGDRVSSVFAANSHDYLLVFTNHGQIYELKTYEIPEMSRTARGKSAVNLLDLDDGEEIESVVNTEDLDDDEFLTMVTRDGYIKRTAVEEFGNIRSTGIRAIRLEDGDELVDVEVTDGERDIVIGSRDGMAIRFDESDARAMGRTARGVIGIDLREGDAVAGVAAIDDEYHNWVLTVTENGYGKRSDLDEYRPQSRNGKGLVDIKTGDRNGEVVAIEAVTHGDHLVAMSAAGQIMRTRVEEISTVSRNTKGVIVMNLDPDDEVASVDIVPESVHAAADDEGDDEESDDE, from the coding sequence ATGAGCTCGGAGACGCCAGACGCCGACCCCGGCGACGTACGCGCCGCGCAGGTGACGAACGCGCGGATCGAAGACGAGATGGAGCAGTCGTACATCGACTACGCGATGTCCGTCATCGCGGGACGGGCGCTCCCCGACGTGCGCGACGGGCTCAAGCCCGTCCACCGCCGCATCCTCTTCGCGATGAACGAGGCGGGCGTGACGAGCAACTCCGCGCACCGCAAGTCCTCCTCCGTCGTCGGCGAGACGATGGGTGACTACCACCCGCACGGCGACAGCGCCATCTACGACACGCTCGCGCGGATGGCTCAGGACTTCTCGATGCGCTACCCGCTCGTCGACGGGCAGGGGAACTTCGGCTCGGTCGACGGCGACCCGCCGGCCGCGATGCGGTACACGGAGGCCCGGATGTCCCCCATCGCCGAGGAGCTCATGGCGGACATCGAGCGCGACACCGTCGACTTCCAGGCGAACTACGACGACCGCTTGGAGGAGCCCGAGGTGCTCCCGGCCGCGTTCCCGAACCTGCTCGTCAACGGCTCGTCGGGCATCGCCGTCGGGATGTCGACGAACATCCCGCCGCACAACCTCGGCGAGGTGGTCGACGCCACCGTCGAGCTGATCGAGACCCCGGACGCGAGCGTCGAGGACCTGATGGAGCACGTCAAGGGGCCGGACTTCCCGACCGGCGCGAACATCGTCGGGCGGAACGCGGTCCACAAGGCGTACAAGACCGGTCGCGGCCGGATCCGCGTCCGGGCGGAGTTCGAGGTCGACGAGGAGGAGGGCCGGATCGTCATCAGCGAGCTCCCCTTCCAGCAGAACAAGTCGCGGCTGGTCGAGCGCATCGCGGAGGACGTGAACGAGGGCGCCATCGAGGGGATCCGCGACCTCCGCGACGAGTCCGACCGCGACGGGATCCGGATCGTCGTCGAACTGAAGCGCGACGCGATGGCGGACGTGGTGAAAAACCAGCTGCTTGAGAGCCACCTCGAACGCACGTTCGGCGTCATCAACCTCGCTTTAGTCGACGGCTCGCCGCAGGTGCTCGACCTCAAGCAGACGCTCGAACACTACGTCGACCACCGGCGCGAGGTCGTGCGCCGCCGCTCCGAGCACGAGCTCGCCGAGCGCGAGGACCGCGCGCACATCCTCGAAGGGCGGCTGAAGGCGCTCGACAACGTCGACAGCGTCGTCGAGACGATCCAGGACTCCGACGACCGCGACGCCGCGAAGGCCGCGCTGGAGTCGGCGTTCGACTTCACCGAGGCGCAGGCGGCCCACATCGTCCGGATGCAGCTCGGCTCGCTCACGTCGATGGAGACGGCCGAGATCGAGGAAGAGTACGAGGAAGTCAAGGCCCGTATCGAGCGGCTGGAGACCATCCTCTCGGACCCCGACGAGCTCGACCAGGTGATCGTCGACGAGCTGCAGGCGATCAAGGCCGAGTACGACGACGAGCGCCGCACGAGCTTCATCGAAGACGCGGGCGACGTGACCCACGAGGACCTGATCCCGGAAGAAGAGCAGGTCGTCGTGATGAGCGAGGACGACTACATCAAGCGGATGCCCCTCGACGAGTTCCGCGCGCAGAACCGCGGCGGCAAGGGGATCATCGGCACCGGGCTCAAGGAGGGCGACCGCGTCTCCTCGGTGTTCGCGGCCAACTCCCACGACTACCTCCTCGTCTTCACGAACCACGGCCAGATCTACGAGCTGAAGACCTACGAGATCCCGGAAATGTCCCGCACGGCCCGCGGGAAGTCCGCGGTCAACCTCCTCGATCTGGACGACGGCGAGGAGATCGAGTCGGTGGTCAACACGGAGGACTTGGACGATGACGAGTTCCTCACGATGGTCACCCGCGACGGGTACATCAAGCGGACCGCGGTCGAGGAGTTCGGTAACATCCGGTCGACCGGGATCCGCGCGATCCGGCTGGAAGACGGCGACGAGTTGGTCGACGTCGAGGTGACCGACGGGGAGCGCGACATCGTCATCGGGAGCCGCGACGGGATGGCGATCCGCTTCGACGAGTCGGACGCCCGCGCGATGGGCCGCACGGCCCGCGGCGTAATCGGCATCGACCTCCGCGAGGGCGACGCCGTCGCGGGCGTTGCCGCCATCGACGACGAGTATCACAACTGGGTGCTCACCGTCACGGAGAACGGGTACGGGAAGCGCTCCGACCTCGACGAGTACCGCCCGCAGTCCCGGAACGGGAAGGGCCTCGTCGACATCAAGACCGGCGACCGCAACGGCGAGGTCGTCGCCATCGAGGCGGTCACCCACGGTGACCACCTCGTCGCGATGAGCGCCGCCGGGCAGATCATGCGGACCCGCGTCGAGGAGATATCGACGGTGAGCCGCAACACGAAGGGCGTCATCGTGATGAACCTCGACCCCGACGACGAGGTCGCCTCCGTCGACATCGTCCCCGAGTCGGTCCACGCGGCCGCGGACGACGAAGGTGACGACGAGGAGAGCGACGACGAATAG
- a CDS encoding iron-containing alcohol dehydrogenase family protein, producing the protein MLPIADSFEHVHRGCEIRYGRGRIADLGGWLAERGLDDALVVCGSNTGANDALMDPIRAGLGDRLAGVFDGTTPDKRVETAYNLLDARAEVGADVLVAVGGGASLDVARQATLLAADGRDLDDLRDDAEAGAEALGDLAPESGPAVPFVAVPTTFAGADVSTGGSLEIFSADESPTGQPVTVSGSGAWPIADVADPALFETTPTSVLAGSAMNGFDKGIETPYARDADPVSDAAAVHGLRLLSDALPRVAGDRPGGEDATDRAVVGSLLVQLDRKISVIHAFGHGFARRYDVQQGAIHAVVAPHALAYLFDEVDGSRRALAAGLGVPTDGRDDGAIAEDVVEAVADVRDALDVPSRLRDLPETDEADLPAIAEFVAEDPPMERAPADLDATAAGILGVLRAAW; encoded by the coding sequence ATGTTACCGATCGCGGACTCCTTCGAACACGTTCACCGCGGCTGCGAGATCCGGTACGGACGGGGGCGAATCGCCGACCTCGGGGGCTGGCTCGCCGAGCGCGGCCTCGACGACGCCCTGGTCGTCTGCGGTTCGAACACGGGCGCGAACGACGCGCTGATGGACCCGATACGGGCCGGGCTCGGCGACCGGCTCGCCGGCGTCTTCGACGGAACCACCCCCGACAAGCGCGTCGAGACCGCCTACAACCTGCTGGACGCCCGGGCCGAGGTCGGGGCCGACGTCCTCGTCGCGGTCGGCGGCGGCGCGAGCCTCGACGTCGCGCGGCAGGCGACGCTGCTCGCCGCCGACGGCCGCGACCTCGACGACCTCCGCGACGACGCGGAGGCGGGGGCGGAGGCGCTCGGCGACCTCGCGCCCGAGAGCGGTCCGGCGGTCCCGTTCGTCGCCGTGCCGACGACGTTCGCGGGCGCGGACGTATCCACGGGCGGGTCGCTGGAGATCTTCTCCGCCGACGAGTCGCCGACCGGCCAGCCGGTGACCGTCAGCGGGAGCGGCGCGTGGCCGATCGCGGACGTGGCCGACCCGGCGCTGTTCGAGACGACGCCGACCTCGGTGCTGGCCGGGTCGGCGATGAACGGCTTCGACAAGGGGATCGAGACGCCGTACGCCCGCGACGCCGACCCAGTGAGCGACGCGGCCGCGGTCCACGGGCTCCGGCTCCTCTCCGACGCGTTGCCCCGCGTGGCCGGCGACCGACCGGGCGGCGAGGACGCGACGGACCGCGCGGTGGTGGGGTCGCTGCTCGTCCAACTGGACCGCAAGATCAGCGTGATCCACGCGTTCGGGCACGGGTTCGCCCGGCGCTACGACGTCCAGCAGGGCGCGATCCACGCGGTCGTCGCGCCGCACGCGCTGGCGTACCTCTTCGACGAGGTCGACGGGAGCCGCCGGGCGCTCGCGGCCGGGCTGGGGGTCCCGACCGACGGGCGCGACGACGGCGCGATCGCCGAGGACGTGGTCGAGGCGGTCGCCGACGTCCGCGACGCGCTCGACGTGCCGAGCCGGCTCCGAGACCTCCCCGAAACGGACGAGGCGGACCTCCCGGCGATCGCCGAGTTCGTCGCCGAGGACCCGCCGATGGAGCGCGCGCCGGCCGACCTCGACGCGACCGCGGCGGGGATCCTCGGCGTGTTGCGCGCGGCCTGGTGA
- the gyrB gene encoding DNA topoisomerase (ATP-hydrolyzing) subunit B, translating to MSEQSEYGAGQIQVLEGLQAVRKRPAMYIGSTDGRGLHHLVYEVVDNSIDEALAGYCEEIEVRIHEDGSVSVSDDGRGIPVDTHEEYDRPALEVILTVLHAGGKFDSKSYQVSGGLHGVGVSVVNALSERLEVEVKRDGGVFRHRFAGGEPAEDGFERVRDMDGGESTGTEIRFWPDAEIFETTEFQTSTLANRLRELAFLNSGVEIRLVDDRDDTAETFKYDGGIREFVAYLNETRSPIHEEVIYFEDETDGVHVEVAMQATEELQGSVHAFANNINTREGGTHLTGFKTALTRTVNDYANEHGLVDDLDANLKGEDVREGLTAVVSVKHPDPQFEGQTKTKLGNSEVRGVVESATHEKLGTFFEENPDTAEKVVHKAAEAARARKAAKKAEELTRRKSALESTALPGKLADCQTRDPEEAELFVVEGDSAGGSAKQGRNRENQAILPLKGKILNVEKHRLDRILENDEIRALITAIGAGIGEEFDIDDVRYNKIILMTDADVDGAHIRTLLLTLLYRHMKPLLEAGYVYAAQPPLYRVRYRGNTYDAMTEAERDRIVEEECDGNPTQVQRFKGLGEMNPDQLWDTTMDPENRRLKRITIDDAAAADRMFNVLMGDAVEPRKQFIKEHATEAEWVDI from the coding sequence ATGTCAGAGCAGAGTGAATACGGAGCCGGCCAAATCCAGGTCCTCGAGGGCCTACAGGCCGTCCGTAAGCGACCGGCGATGTACATCGGGTCCACGGACGGTCGAGGGCTCCACCACCTCGTCTACGAGGTCGTCGACAACTCCATCGACGAGGCGCTCGCGGGGTACTGCGAGGAGATCGAGGTGCGGATCCACGAGGACGGCTCCGTCTCCGTCAGCGACGACGGGCGCGGGATCCCGGTCGACACACACGAGGAGTACGACCGGCCCGCGCTGGAGGTCATCCTGACCGTCCTCCACGCCGGCGGGAAGTTCGACTCAAAGTCGTACCAGGTCTCGGGCGGGCTCCACGGCGTCGGCGTCAGCGTCGTCAACGCGCTCTCCGAGCGTCTGGAGGTCGAGGTCAAGCGCGACGGCGGCGTCTTCCGCCACCGGTTCGCCGGGGGCGAGCCCGCGGAGGACGGGTTCGAGCGCGTCCGCGACATGGACGGCGGCGAGTCGACCGGGACGGAGATCCGGTTCTGGCCGGACGCGGAGATATTCGAGACGACGGAGTTCCAGACGTCGACACTCGCGAACCGGCTCCGCGAGCTCGCCTTCCTCAACTCCGGCGTCGAGATCCGGCTCGTCGACGACCGCGACGACACTGCGGAGACGTTCAAGTACGACGGCGGGATCCGCGAGTTCGTCGCGTACCTCAACGAGACGCGCTCGCCGATCCACGAGGAGGTCATCTACTTCGAGGACGAGACCGACGGCGTCCACGTCGAGGTCGCGATGCAGGCGACCGAGGAGCTCCAGGGCTCCGTCCACGCGTTCGCGAACAACATCAACACACGCGAGGGCGGCACCCACCTCACCGGGTTCAAGACCGCGCTCACCCGGACGGTCAACGACTACGCCAACGAGCACGGCCTCGTCGACGACCTCGACGCGAACCTCAAAGGGGAGGACGTGCGCGAGGGCCTCACCGCGGTCGTCTCGGTGAAACACCCCGACCCGCAGTTCGAGGGGCAGACGAAGACGAAGCTCGGCAACAGCGAGGTGCGCGGCGTCGTCGAGTCCGCGACCCACGAGAAGCTCGGCACCTTCTTCGAGGAGAACCCGGACACGGCGGAGAAGGTCGTCCACAAGGCCGCCGAGGCCGCGCGCGCTCGGAAGGCCGCGAAGAAGGCCGAGGAGCTCACCCGCCGGAAGTCGGCGCTCGAATCCACCGCCTTACCCGGGAAGCTCGCCGACTGTCAGACCCGCGACCCGGAGGAGGCGGAGCTGTTCGTCGTCGAGGGCGACTCCGCCGGGGGCTCGGCGAAGCAGGGGCGCAACCGCGAGAACCAGGCGATCCTCCCGCTGAAGGGGAAGATCCTCAACGTCGAGAAACACCGCCTCGACCGCATTCTGGAGAACGACGAGATCCGCGCGCTGATCACCGCGATCGGCGCGGGCATCGGCGAGGAGTTCGACATCGACGACGTCCGGTACAACAAGATCATCCTGATGACGGACGCCGACGTCGACGGCGCTCACATCCGGACGCTGCTTCTCACGTTGCTGTACCGCCACATGAAGCCCCTCCTGGAGGCCGGCTACGTGTACGCGGCCCAGCCGCCGCTGTACCGCGTCCGCTACCGCGGGAACACGTACGACGCGATGACGGAGGCGGAGCGCGACCGCATCGTCGAGGAGGAGTGCGACGGCAACCCGACGCAGGTCCAGCGGTTCAAGGGGCTCGGCGAGATGAACCCCGACCAGCTGTGGGACACCACGATGGACCCGGAGAACCGCCGGCTCAAGCGGATCACCATCGACGACGCGGCCGCGGCGGACCGGATGTTCAACGTGCTGATGGGTGACGCGGTCGAGCCGCGCAAGCAGTTCATCAAGGAGCACGCGACCGAGGCGGAGTGGGTGGACATATGA
- a CDS encoding translation initiation factor eIF-2B, translating into MIDETVAEIRAMRTHSTSAVAVKATRSLADLLDREYVTVDEFERDLEHNAGVLRRSNPSHAALHNAMREVERSIVGEATSVEGAKQLLEDVIARVVDDIETAKGEAAANAAEHLDDGDTLLVHDYSTTVLEAIEDAARDGAHLTVYVTEARPRTLGRKTARVLAGMSRVETRMVVDSAMGYALRDCDRVLLGITCITGGTYYNRIGTFPLVVTARELGVPVTAVGSGAKTIEEFRFENEFRDAVEVMREPVEDVEIENPSYDATPIGMIDTVITDDGVRN; encoded by the coding sequence ATGATCGACGAGACCGTCGCCGAGATCCGGGCGATGCGGACCCACAGCACGTCCGCGGTGGCCGTGAAGGCGACGCGGTCGCTCGCGGACCTGCTGGACCGCGAGTACGTGACCGTCGACGAGTTCGAGCGCGACCTCGAACACAACGCGGGCGTCTTGCGCCGCTCGAACCCCTCCCACGCGGCGCTCCACAACGCGATGCGCGAGGTCGAGCGCTCAATCGTCGGCGAGGCGACGAGCGTCGAGGGCGCGAAGCAGCTGCTGGAGGACGTGATCGCCCGCGTGGTCGACGACATCGAGACGGCCAAGGGGGAGGCGGCCGCCAACGCGGCCGAACACCTCGACGACGGCGACACGCTGCTCGTCCACGACTACTCGACGACCGTGCTCGAAGCCATCGAGGACGCCGCCCGCGACGGCGCTCACCTCACCGTCTACGTCACCGAGGCGCGCCCGCGGACCCTCGGGCGCAAGACCGCGCGCGTCCTCGCCGGGATGTCGCGCGTCGAGACGCGGATGGTCGTCGACAGCGCGATGGGCTACGCGCTCCGCGACTGCGACCGCGTCCTGCTGGGGATCACCTGTATCACCGGCGGGACCTACTACAACCGCATCGGCACGTTCCCGCTGGTCGTCACCGCCCGCGAGCTCGGCGTCCCCGTCACCGCGGTCGGCTCGGGCGCGAAGACCATCGAGGAGTTCCGGTTCGAAAACGAGTTCCGCGACGCCGTCGAGGTGATGCGCGAGCCCGTCGAGGACGTGGAGATCGAGAACCCGAGCTACGACGCCACGCCGATCGGGATGATCGACACCGTGATCACCGACGACGGCGTCCGGAACTGA
- a CDS encoding potassium channel family protein has translation MGRFDGRTVRYEPTSVKDLLVEMKDTAELLIDLSYSAVLHGSPTVAHEVVELEHRMDVLQLRARMSLMLAARNPSEAETLAPVLGVIAAADKVADAAGDIAKIVTEEIGLPDAMRGALSAGVETLVRGTVAGESAYAGRTLDDIDLESRTGVRVIAVRRDKDWILNPGPTTRLKPGDVTLLRGPEAGVADVFPELSGDPYEPEPEAEPGIDDLERAVGSIVLMKNLSELAVDLAYGSVLFDNEELAEEVSNLEVEVDALQSRFEAWTLRAAAEADDPVSLRGLIHLGVATEEISDAALAITEGVRRDLDVHPVVEMAVQESDEIITRTEVGAGSDLDGTAVVDGVPATDISTSVLAIRRPDDGWLVGPDIDTTLRGGDVIISKGTRTSAEEFHALAA, from the coding sequence ATGGGACGCTTCGACGGGCGCACGGTCCGCTACGAGCCGACGAGCGTCAAGGACCTGCTCGTCGAGATGAAGGACACGGCGGAGCTCCTGATCGACCTGTCGTACTCGGCGGTGCTCCACGGCAGCCCGACGGTCGCACACGAGGTCGTCGAGCTCGAACACCGGATGGACGTGCTCCAGCTGCGCGCCCGGATGAGCCTGATGCTCGCGGCGCGGAACCCGAGCGAGGCGGAGACGCTCGCGCCGGTCCTCGGCGTGATCGCCGCCGCCGATAAGGTGGCCGACGCCGCGGGCGACATCGCCAAGATCGTCACCGAGGAGATCGGCCTCCCCGACGCGATGCGGGGCGCGCTCTCCGCCGGCGTCGAGACGCTCGTCCGCGGGACCGTGGCGGGCGAGTCCGCGTACGCCGGCCGCACGCTCGACGACATCGACCTCGAATCGCGGACCGGCGTCCGCGTCATCGCCGTCCGGCGCGACAAGGACTGGATCCTCAACCCCGGACCGACCACCCGACTGAAGCCGGGGGACGTGACGCTGCTTCGCGGCCCCGAGGCCGGCGTCGCGGACGTCTTCCCCGAGCTGAGCGGCGACCCGTACGAGCCGGAGCCCGAGGCCGAACCGGGGATCGACGACCTCGAACGCGCCGTCGGCTCGATCGTGTTGATGAAGAACCTCTCGGAGCTCGCGGTCGACCTCGCGTACGGCTCCGTCCTCTTCGACAACGAGGAGCTGGCGGAGGAGGTGAGCAACCTCGAGGTCGAGGTCGACGCGCTCCAGTCGCGCTTCGAGGCGTGGACGCTCCGCGCCGCGGCCGAGGCGGACGACCCGGTGTCGCTGCGCGGGCTCATCCACCTCGGCGTCGCGACCGAGGAGATCTCCGACGCCGCGCTGGCGATCACCGAGGGGGTCCGCCGCGACCTCGACGTCCACCCGGTCGTGGAGATGGCGGTCCAGGAGTCCGACGAGATCATCACCCGGACCGAGGTCGGCGCGGGGAGCGACCTCGACGGGACCGCGGTCGTCGACGGCGTGCCCGCGACGGACATCTCGACGAGCGTCCTCGCGATCCGGCGCCCGGACGACGGCTGGCTGGTCGGTCCCGACATCGACACCACCCTCCGGGGCGGCGACGTGATCATCTCGAAGGGGACCCGGACCTCGGCGGAGGAGTTCCATGCCCTCGCGGCGTGA